CATTTCTTTTGCAATTCTCCCCTAGTTTGGACTTCAACAACACCTTGCTTTGTCCTGACTGCAACAGAGATATTAGAAATCCTGCGAGAGTTATTTAGCTGAACAATGCTGATTGTTTGAAGTCTTAATCAGCGCTGACAGATTATCTATAATCTTAAACTCTTTTACAAGGGAAACGTTAAAGAACCATTCTTCTACCTTGGTCGTGTGGTAATTGTTACACTTTATCAAGCTGTGCATTCAACggtcttcttcctcttttttgtTTGCCTTCCTTTGCATGGTCCTACTATTCCCCCTCAAGCATGCACAAAGCTCCACAAACCCTTCTTCAATCAAACAAAGAACTTCTTCCCACAAAGACAGTGTAGTGCAACCTCATAAGGCAATAGCAACTTCCAAACCCTGTCTTATTTGCATGTCCGCCCtaatttagcatttacattttagcatttgtttccttttatgttttaaatattttttttccttgttccgtatccctctctccctccactTTGGCTTCTTCCTCACTTACTTTCACTCCATCCATACATCCTTACCAAATGCAGCTTGTCACCCTCCAGCCAGTGTGTCCAGCCTCGTCCATCTTTCTCGCCTCGCTGTACACAAACCAGGTTATCTCCTTCCCAGCTCACTGTAGTCTGCATGAGCACAGAGATGTTGTGCAATTAGTATATACTGTAAAGTAGCTCACATGAGTCTTTGTGCATTGCAAAAGGGCGTCCATGAGTTCAAAacctctcttttcttttgcttCCGTTTGCTCATTTGTCTTGTTTTGGTCAATGCAAGATAATGGCGCTCATTCTGATTCATGCACTTGTTTCCTGAATGGTGCTTACAGCACAAAACAACAGCAGTAGGTTGGATGACATTcctaattaaaaacacacacacagccaactTGTATAACAAGTTATGATGCGGTATACTCACAGTATCAGCAAGCCTGTACGCATCTCCAAACAAGTCAATGTGAATATtcagaacaacaacagcaacatcaCCACACACCTGACAGGTACGACCGTCCACTGGTCTCAGGTCTTCAGTGAATTCTTCTCCGATAGTGAAATCCATGTTGAAGTTCTTGAAGGTGGTGAGAGTGCGGATCTTCATGGCCCCTGTGGCCACTTCATGGGTGATCTCTTTGGAGGGCTTCAACAGACACACAATCTTCCTCAGGGCAAAATTAATATCTAAGAGAGAAGATAATTAATAATACAATTAAATATAACATGAGCTATactttattgttgttgtattaAAGAGGAGCTTTGTCTTGTCATACTGGATacacccatgtgtgtgtgtgtgtgtgtgtgtgtgtgtgtgtgggggggggggtcatagAAAGGACATGGTGGTGATTTCATTCCACTAGTGTGCAGCTGGAAATGAAGATGATCCACATTGTGAAAGATTTGACAAATACCTCAAAGCAACGAAAATATACACATGAACACATAAAAGGGTATAAAAAGTCTGAATGTGGAGGGGTTTAATAAAGAAGACGAATTGATTTAAGGCTAACAGCTTTGTAAGCTACAATAATGCCACTGAAATAGTCTTACCTAAAGCTGCGAGGTAGGCGTCCATATTAACCTGATCCACCATATGAAATGTGCCGGAGTAATTAGGTTTAGACATTTTGTTCCTTCCAAAACTCCAGACGAGCTGAAATCTCTACTTCTCCCTCTTGCTTTATTTCCTAGACTCGAGTCGGGATCCCAGAGAAGGTTTGCTGCCGCCGTGTTTGATTTCAGTTTTACTTAcgcagcgttttttttttttgttgcgtaaatgtttaaaaaaaaaaaaaatgagagtgTTGCACGGTGTTTCTTTGCTGCAGGCTGCTCTTCAATGGAAGTCCTCTCGGGTGGAGACTCGCAGACTCTGGATTTATGGAATCGCTTCCAGTTAGCTGCGACTCTCTGAGGCTGAGAGTTCTGCAGAGGGACCACATTAAGCAATGCTTTTACTCAGAGGGATCAGTTTCAGAGGCGGTGCTTCGCATCCCTGAACATGTGGTGGGTGGGGTGAAGATGTAGCCTACTGAGCAGACCCATTGTGTTTGTTCCTTTGTTTGTTGATTGGGAGCTGACCAGCATGTTCACGGTTCCATTGGAGTCATCTcactggtggaagaagtactctgTGTGTGACctgaaatactctgttacacgTAAAAACCGTACAATcaaacttaagtaaaagtacaaaagtattagcatcaatatatatatatatatatatatatatatatatatatatatatatatcctattTAAAGTACGAAAGGTGAAAGTAGgctactcattatgcagaatggcccatttcagaatgaTTATATTAGGCTATGGGATTATGATTATTGATACAATTGGGGCTTATTATGCGGGTACTTGCTAAATCATCAAGTGATCAATAAAccaataataatacatcatacTTTAtttactgattatatatatattatattatattactaatCAGAATCTGCTAAGTAACTATagttatcaaataaatgtaatggagtaaaaagtagaatatgCCCTTCTGAACTGTTTTGGAGTCGATATGTATCAAGTAAAGTACCTgaaaactgtacttaagtacagtacctgAGTAAAATGTTCTTAGTTCCTTCCCACCGCTGGGTTATCAGGCTAGGAGGCAAAGTTGTATTTCAAAATTGAATGGATGAGTTTGATTAGGTGAGCATTTTTGTGATTGACAAAACATATTTAACATATTGCCATGGAAATTGCTGATGTAGTAGAGTCATTGTTACCACAAGGTTCAGCCGCAGATCTAGTTTGTGGACGTCTAAAAATCCATTTTGTGTTGTGCACTGTAAGAACTTAAAAGCTGAGGTTCAAAGTTAATTCTTGATCTTGGAAACAGCAGTTGACACCGAGGACTAAATCGCTGTCTGAAATATGCTAATGTAATCAAACCTTCAATAACACCAGACTGTCTGGTGTGAGTGTTCAAAAGACTTGTCAAGTCGATCAATTTTGGAACAGCCTTATCAGTGTTCTTTGGGAGGTGTTGACATTTGAGAAAGGTGCAAATCTCCATATGAAAAGTAGTGGTATATTTCAGGtatgagagaggagaaggattgGTGAATTCCTGGTctgaaaggaaaaagaaattTGTAAAAATCTGGATGTAAAcgtgaaaaaataaatggaagCAATTTCCTTTGTTGGAGGTTTAGCACACAGGCCTACATAAACAGAAGTGCATAAATAACAGAAGatgaatataaataatataatataaaagtgAATACAATTTAACATCTGTCTGTATTAAATTCTCCGAAGTAGGCTACAGTTGAGCTGACATTTTGCTTTTCTAAACACTAAATCATGAACACTCTTGTGTTCTGTTGTGTCCTGATGCACTCTTGTGGATTATTTTGCATCtagatataaaatatattatctAGAGCACAACAAAATTATTGTATCAACTTTACAGCTTTACATCTGCTGCTAAAACCGCTAAAGAACTCATACAACAAAGTagcttccgtcctaaatatcaAAGCATCCCACAAACATGATGGTGTCTGTtcaaataactgaaaaaaagaTAATTACACAACAAAGAGTTCACACATGTTCTGACTTTATTCTTAACAAACGCTTCAACCAAGAATTCATGTGCCACATCACATGTCAACCGGTTATCTTGTCTCTAATTTcaaacattcattttattttgtctccaCTAAAATACAAATTCTTTAAGAAAAGACTGCCTGCATAAATATAACAACATGACATACTTTGATAAAACTTTCTTCTATCTTTTCCTCACGGAGCCGCTTTTCTTGTCTGAGTTTGGCTTCTTCacatctttctttccttttgacAGATTCTCGTAAACATCCTCCTTGTTTCtggaaacagacaaagaaaatgCTGATCAGGGATTTCTTCAGATTCAATCAGTCctgtatatttttatatacagGATTAGACACAGCTTTGTTAGAAGTGAATGATAGACACTGCAGGAGAGGTTAATGATCAGGGCTGCTGCATGAGAACGATTTAAACAGACCAACCAGTCACTCAAGTCACTCAAAGCTGCCAACTGTTTGGAGCTCTAAGTGGGCCAAAGTGTACAGTGTTCAGGCTGAATTGTTCAGTGTTGTGtgctcttttatttatttcctaatTGGCTAATTAGAACATTACTCAATTCATACATGAGTGGCGTCCTGGCTCAGAGGTCACAAAAACACTTCACAATAATTCTATCGTCTTGTTTACCTCTGTCGTCCATTAAAGGGGCACTACACCGATTAAACACACAAAGTTCAGTTTACTCGTTATTAGAGGATTGAAAAGAGTTGCTCTGGGAGAACTATTTACAACTTTTTACAGCTCAATGCAGACAAGACTGAGGTCCTTATTGTTGCTTCAGATAACACAGCTTCCAATGTTGCCCAGTGTTTGGGGTCCTTTTCTTCAGCTGTACAGTCTAATCTCAGAAATCTAGGTGTTTCATTTGATCATGCTATGTATTTTGATCAACATAGCATTTTAAATCATTGACCTGTACATGTTTCTTCCAATTAAGGAACCTTGCCAAACTTATTATATAGAGATCTAGAGCTAGAGATCATTCACGCTTTTACATCAACTCGGCTAGACTACTGCAATCCTTTTGTCATATGTTCTGTGCTCTCTGTTGacgcttttaaaaagcagctcacCTGTTTAAACTGTCCTTTGTCTTATGTTTGAATTTTCTTTGCTTTTAAGTTTTATTTGAATGTTATTTATTGcttctttttgtcttattttttaacactttgactcttttgaagcactttgtgactttgctCTGTAAAAAGTGCTATATTAAATAAACATTATGTTCTTAGGTCTGAAAGATTAACCCTGATGATATCATCAAGGGGGCTAAGGAaagagttgcattatgggaattgTAGGACCCAGCATTTTTTTGGAGCTTGAGGCCATACTAGAGAcaaatggcgcttttccattacatggtaccggctcgactcgcctcgactcgccttttttggttttctattacgaaaaaaagtacctggtacctgctaacagaaatagctttctccgtagcatacaagtggcctgatgtttatacttgtgcgctggtgtgtgcatgtgtgatgtgtgtgtgtggggaactggtgagcgagggagaagtgagagagtgacggcgattatctccgcagcgagtagcgacgctagagtcatatatatatgtgagagaaacaaagtgtctcccctgttctttctgaccacggtgggaaatctggagcagtaaacgttaactatctctgatatcatgttgtttacggagacggagaaccaggaaatgagtctggGAAAAGcggttctcttaatacatccatgggaaaAGCCAACActactaagccacgcccacggcagtcgctatgacgaccagccacgctgaggcggtactaaaatctgcaatggaaaacggacgcacagcgcgtcgaggcgagtagagtcgagcaggtaccatgtaatggaaaaacgccaaaaaAGTCAGCGGATCTCAATCTGTGATTTTGATCGTTCTTTTGTAAATCTGTCTCCTGTGAGTCATGCATCTTTATGGAAGTGCAACACATATTCACTGGTGACCTGCTTTAATGTAAACATGGAAAGTATTAATTTTCTATAGCTCCTACTGGAGCCGCTAGTCTGTAAAACTAGACTTCAAAcagtgctttttttaaatgaaaaaagacccaaatgaatattttttcttatttccCCAGAATAAAAACCAATGAAATTGAGGTGGAGTTCAGCTGCAGCTACAATGCATCCTCCCTGGTCTGAAGACGGTAGAAAGTAGGGCGGCAGTGTGAGGTTTAGAAGGAACGCGTTTACGTattgtttcacacacacatcacaacacACATAACGCAGCATACGCAGCAaagcactacacacacacacacacacacacacacacacacacacacacacacacacacgttcacacacacacacgttcacacacacacacacgctcacacgctCACTCACTTTGAGGCCTTCCTGCTCGCTGGTTGGTGTTTAAGTTTTAGATTTCCAtactctgtctctgtttcctgaggaagagagagcagagacaTTTCAGACATGACGATTACTTATTACACAGAGAGAGGTCATGCGACTGGTTTAGTCTATGtagtttattgttttctgtctctgggTCAACGTTCATCTTTCACAAGCCATTCTCTGATAACATATCATTCTGTTGGCATTGAAGCCGGCTGTGGTCTTCAAATCGGCAGCCAAAGTGCAAAGGCCTATTAACATACAtatctctgttttcttttcttgaaaCATCTTCCTGTTTTTCCTTTATCAATCTATATTTCAGCCACAAGAAAAGACTAATTGCTTTGTCTTCTCTGTGGATTTTCTGCCCCTGTTGCTCACCATGGAGGCACTGTCTTTGGCCTTGGTGGTCTGTATGTactcagacacagacaggtAGATGAACTTGTACTGAGCCTCTGTCTGCACCATGCCAGAGCGCTGCTCACGCACCATCTGGATGTATTTCGGGATGTCAAGATCACAGTCCAGACCTAAAGAGTGAGATATGAAAGAATTGGATGGAAGTggtgtaaaagaaaaaagaaaaaaaaaagaaaggaaaacaaaCCGTGTATTTTGaatggttttgtttttactcCAAACATATCTCAATAACGGATttctttaaagatttttttttacctaaagTGTCAATGGTCTCGATGATCATGTCTATCACCACAATCGTGCCCGTTCGACCAATTCCAGCACTGCACAAATTCACAGAAGAAACAAAGTTAAAATATATTTccattaaataaaaacagaacatcATTAACTCTCCTAATGAAACTAAAAGTCTGCAGCCATGCTAGGCACTCGGTGAGGCTGTACTACATGCTAAATCTTAACACAaacatgacaatgctaacatgctaatattTCTGCTGTGCAACTTTGCTTACATACCAAAATACTTACACAATGGTCAGATAATCATTTAAACAAGTTTTAAAACAGCGCAAGAGGCCTCAGGATTCGTCACATCACACGGGGAAAATTCCACAAGGATAATCTGTCTGTTGATTCAAAACCTTTATTGTTTCGGCCACTACTAATCTAAATCCTGAAAAATATATGTTAATCTTAAACCTCTAAGTTCTATCACCTAATGTATGATGATGAAACCTCATCTTGGTAAACTTAGTGCTGTGAAGTTTTTCATGACATTCTCTAATGAAGCACACACCTGTACAGTTTAagtaacaacaataaataatttaatgttTGCATGTTCAGCTCTGGGGGCTCCACAATCATTACATGTGGTCTCttcctccaccccccccccatgagGCATTTGGCTCTACAGCTGCCTTTGTACCTGCAGTGGATGATCATGGGTCCAGCGTCAGGATACTCAGCCTGTTTATTGTTCACTTGATTGAGGAAGCTGAGGACAGCACCTGGCTCCTGAGGGACGCCGTGGTCAGGCCAGCTCAAGTACTGGTAGTGCCAGATGGTTCGAGATAGTTTTGGctgggaaaaagaaaataattgcaGGATTAGAATAATAAGCTTATGGTGAAAGCCTTCCGTCAGCAAAGCACATACACATAGGCAATTGAGTGCAGTGAGGTCACAGTTTGATGTTTGGAGGTTACCTTGTCCACAGGAGCGATCTCCAAAACTCTGATTTTGTAATCAGCAGCTTCCCTCTCTGAATTAAATGTCACCACGTACGGACCCACCTCCTTGGAAGTCTGAGGGTCGGGCCAGTATGGCACACATTTATTCTGCACAGACATAAATGGTATTTTGCATATTTTTTATGTTGGCTTGACCTCTAAATTGCAACCTATTGCAtgtctttcatatttattttactttgtgtattttattatgtttaccAAGCTCACCAAGGCCAAATCCTTGGCATAATAATAACCAGATATTGTGCCCTTTCCTTTGGCATTTTGAGAGTATCATACTTTCAGTATTTTCCAAAAAAAGAACACTTAAAGATCAATTCTGCTTTCATGAGTGCTGTTTTGATACTGACCCGCCCTTTCTCGACCTCTCTTGTTGTCATGACGATCACCCTCGTGTTCTCCTGCCATACCATCTGCCAGAAATCGTTGACAGTTGTTGCTAGGCACCCCTGGGTTGCGATGTAAACTTTTTGCTCTCCGGACTCCCACAGGGTGTTCTAGAAACACACAGTGAACTAATGAACGCtgctaaataaacaaacacacgtttgtgtttttgtcattttgtgttACTATGAGGCCAGAAACGTTGGAGACTTACTCTCACGTAGTTGGCGTTGATGTAATCTGAACCCACAGTGTCAGGATCACTGTCCTGCAGGATGACCCTGGTGTCATTGACTTGTGAGAAGAAGCGGATGGAGTGAAGAAACAGAAGGAGAACAAGAACATTTGGTTAGTGTCAGTACTATCAAATGTGTCATAAGATTTGGTTAATTTAGAGAATAATGATACTAAGAAGATTAAAAACTCACAAGGAAGAATATTCTTGTATCTGTTTTTGCTCTTATTTTCAGGCCTCTGGccctcctctctgctcttttTCACCTTTGCCTCAAACTTTTGAAGAGCCtggcaggggagagagagagagagagagagagacgactGTCTGAGTCTCAGATCGAGACTACATACTGTTATTAAACAGTTATATACTAATTCTGACAGTGTACTGCTTTTGCTATTCGTATACAAGTATTTAACATATTTTACAGTCAGTCAATCAAACTGTGACTTTATAGTGCGACTACAAATAATACTTCCCAAAGAGAAACTGGAGCTGTTTCCCCACTAGAGGTGAGACGATTGGTCAATTGATCGATTAGTTGAAAATTAAACAGCAACTATTTCAATAATcgtttaaagctccattgtgttattttttgagttgattcttagcaaaaaaaaaaacctttgttctttcacaaatatgtgctcattcatgtgtaattacttccaccaactaatcaaagtattcccgtacgcgtagaatctgccattcagaatacattGGAGCGAGTCACTCCAATGTGGTATTCtaccatgttgcgcctccatctttaaaatacgttagccaaagagggacatacctttGCGTttcgcgcttttacactcaCTGGCACCGTGACAAAtgccagggagggggagaagattactcagcgactgccggcagatttgaaagcggGTTGAAGATGGAGTGCCTATCTAGGACATGTAACggagtcgccaaggaagttaaaaagagaattaaaacgacaacgcgacaggcaaagcaacaagaccaaagttaagttaacattggagtggcttttccaagatggaaagagctcataaggagcaaggattttaaaagggaCACCGAAGTGGCCTGTTTTCTTCTCAAAAGGTAATTCAGCATTcatttgtgtaaattcaaagttttatagttgTTTGATcgcatggttgtgcataacgctaGAACATCGTCTAAGGATACTTAACCTTgcgtcaatgatgaaaaaggatttTCATATATAACGTAATCATATGtgtcgtgatttccctggcagatAACTCACGTCATGtgcagttgtaacacagactagctGCAGCTAGAACatctgcgtgtaaacgatggagatactaaaagctaattttggtttcattgacattgttcatactgctcagagaaatatattaaacacacaAACCTCCGTTTCTTCTCTTCTatgctgtaaacattgccttacacaattaatctcgtacaatatacagaataacgatagcactgatactttactaacattagcttgcatatgattgggaacctgatagctgatgttgaatgaaatggtaccaaaataacgtaAAACTATCCTTACACTGGAATGAACTCTCACAGACGAAGTCGTACTTCTTCGAATaatacggccaccgtaggagttacaACGGAATGGGAGGGgttagaaagtaatattcagttggttgtcatatacaatttcaccgctagatgggagaaagtcttacacaatgtagctttatgtcttttttttttttttttaagcaaaaatgcttAGTgaggttttgttgtttttctcttaAATGTTTTATATCATTAACAGAATATCATTGGACAATGGTAGGACAAAATGAGCAATTTAAAAATGTCACCTTGGACTCTGGGACATTGTCATTAGCATtgttcacaattttctgacattttacacacaatTAAGATTAAGAATTTATAATCGTCAGATAAATCTTTAATGGAAATAATCATCATTTGCAGCCCTACTCACCACCAACTGCAATGTATTTGAATTAAAGGAGCAATTAAGGAGTTTATGGGCAGAAAAGGaatatatcatttatttatattaatttatgttttagtcacctaaaaataaa
The DNA window shown above is from Perca fluviatilis chromosome 7, GENO_Pfluv_1.0, whole genome shotgun sequence and carries:
- the ptpn6 gene encoding tyrosine-protein phosphatase non-receptor type 6 isoform X2 translates to MVRWFHRDITGLQAEEMLKTRGIHGSFLARPSKKNVGDFSLSVRVGELVTHIRIQNTGDFYDLYGGEKFATLSELVEYYTAENGILQDKDGTVIELKYPLNCSDPTTERWYHGHLSGPNAEKLLGARDESGTFLVRESLSKPGDFVLSVLTDEMSKTGKKRVSHIKIMCQNDRYTVGGSEMFDTLTDLVDFYKRKGIEEISGNWVYLKQPYYSTRVNAANIDSRVQLLDQTQQQQDGEGEKSKAGFWEEFDALQKFEAKVKKSREEGQRPENKSKNRYKNILPFNDTRVILQDSDPDTVGSDYINANYVRNTLWESGEQKVYIATQGCLATTVNDFWQMVWQENTRVIVMTTREVEKGRNKCVPYWPDPQTSKEVGPYVVTFNSEREAADYKIRVLEIAPVDKPKLSRTIWHYQYLSWPDHGVPQEPGAVLSFLNQVNNKQAEYPDAGPMIIHCSAGIGRTGTIVVIDMIIETIDTLGLDCDLDIPKYIQMVREQRSGMVQTEAQYKFIYLSVSEYIQTTKAKDSASMETETEYGNLKLKHQPASRKASKNKEDVYENLSKGKKDVKKPNSDKKSGSVRKR
- the rbp5 gene encoding retinol-binding protein 5, yielding MSKPNYSGTFHMVDQVNMDAYLAALDINFALRKIVCLLKPSKEITHEVATGAMKIRTLTTFKNFNMDFTIGEEFTEDLRPVDGRTCQTTVSWEGDNLVCVQRGEKDGRGWTHWLEGDKLHLEMRVQDIVAKQVFKKAD
- the ptpn6 gene encoding tyrosine-protein phosphatase non-receptor type 6 isoform X1 translates to MSCRWFHRDITGLQAEEMLKTRGIHGSFLARPSKKNVGDFSLSVRVGELVTHIRIQNTGDFYDLYGGEKFATLSELVEYYTAENGILQDKDGTVIELKYPLNCSDPTTERWYHGHLSGPNAEKLLGARDESGTFLVRESLSKPGDFVLSVLTDEMSKTGKKRVSHIKIMCQNDRYTVGGSEMFDTLTDLVDFYKRKGIEEISGNWVYLKQPYYSTRVNAANIDSRVQLLDQTQQQQDGEGEKSKAGFWEEFDALQKFEAKVKKSREEGQRPENKSKNRYKNILPFNDTRVILQDSDPDTVGSDYINANYVRNTLWESGEQKVYIATQGCLATTVNDFWQMVWQENTRVIVMTTREVEKGRNKCVPYWPDPQTSKEVGPYVVTFNSEREAADYKIRVLEIAPVDKPKLSRTIWHYQYLSWPDHGVPQEPGAVLSFLNQVNNKQAEYPDAGPMIIHCSAGIGRTGTIVVIDMIIETIDTLGLDCDLDIPKYIQMVREQRSGMVQTEAQYKFIYLSVSEYIQTTKAKDSASMETETEYGNLKLKHQPASRKASKNKEDVYENLSKGKKDVKKPNSDKKSGSVRKR